The stretch of DNA GCGTGAGCGTAGGCATCATCGTGAACCTCCTCGTGTTCCCGCCGCTGCATTTCAAAGCCGCAGCCCTCAGCATCGCGGAACACCGCCTGGCACTGTCCCGGCAGCTGGCGGACATGGCCACGGCCCTGAAGGAGAACTGGCCGCCGGAGCACGAGGAATGGTCACGACGCTCGGATGCGCTCGCCGCGTCGGCGAGCTCGGTGCGGCTGGCCGTGGAAAAAGCGGACGCCAGCCGCCGGGCCAACCCGCGCCGGCGCCTCCACCCCCGGGACCTGGACGAGGATTACCGCGAACTCCGGAACCTGGAGCGGGTCACGTTCCATGTCCAGGATGTGACACAGGTGCTCTCCGATGTCATCTGGGCCGACGACACGCCCTTCGTCGTCCCGGACGAGTACGCCGCCCCGCTGTCCGAGGCCATGGCCGCGGTAGGCGATGTGCTGATCCCCGCCGAGGAAGAGGGGCCGGAGCGGCAGGACGAGATGACACGGACGGCCGAGGATGCCGTGCAGCAACTCAGCCGGCGCCTGGCCGTGGAGGGGGCCGCAACGGAGGAGCCGAGCGCGGTGCAGTCGATCCTGTTGAGCCTGCACCGGATGCTCCGCGTGGTACGGACGTCGGAGGCGTAGGGGCGGGTGCGCACTGCCTACAGTGCGCTCACCGTACCGCTGAAGTGCTTGCGTCCGGACCGCGGGTTCCACGCGACGTAGTCGGAGCGCTGCCAGCCGCCGTCGCCGTCCTGGACAGTGCTGATGTCCAGGGTCACCCGGGCGGGCAGGAAGACCGGAGCGTCAAACGACACGTCCCAGCGGAACGATTCCCCTTTGGCCGCACCCACATCGGCCAGCGCCCGCGAGGCGAGGTACATGCCGTGCGCGATGGAACGCCGCATCCCCAGCGCCTTGGCCGACAGGACGCTCAGGTGGATGGGGTTGAAGTCCCCCGATACCGCGGCGTAGGCGCGTCCCGTGTCGACCCCCAGCTGCCAGAGCGCGGTCGGGTCCGGTGCCTGGAAGTCCAGCCGCTCCGGCGGGGCGGACGGCTTGTCGATGCCGGGCAGGAACACACCCTTGGCGAGGTAAGGTGGATACGCCGCGCCAGCGGAGGGCGTCGTCGCCCGCCCCGCGCAACTCGGCCACCAGATCCAGCTGTGTGCCGGAGCGGTGGCCCCGCAGGTTTTCCGCCACCGCCCGGATGTCCACGGCTTCCGTGAAGCGCACCGGCGCCGACTGCACCACCTTGTTCCCCAGGTGGATCATGCCGAGCAGGGGCAGCGGGAAGTCGTCCCGGTTCATCACGCTCATGGCCACCGGGAACGCCAGCGCATGGATGAACCCGGCCGGCAGGATGTCACTGGCGGTCTCGCCGACCAGGTGCTGGTAGGCGGTGAGGTTCCCGACGTCGGGCCGCACTCCGCGGACCTCATGGCTTCCGTCCGGCAGTGTTGTGGCCGTGTGCGTGCCCAGCACCCGGCGCCGGGCAGCTGTGGCGGCAGCGTTCAGGTACAGCTTCGAGAGTGACGGCATCTCGCCCAGGACCACGGGCTGGGGGCCGGTCATGCTCCGACCAGGTTCTGGCCGCAGACCCTCAGCACCTCCCCGGAGATTCCGCCGGCCGCGTCGCTCGCCAGGAAGGCGATGGCTTCCGCAACGTCGGTGGGCTGGCCGCCCTGCTGCAGGGAGTTCAGCCGGCGGGCCACCTCCCGGGTGGCGAACGGCATCCTGGCTGTCATCTCGGTTTCGATGAAGCCAGGCGCCACAGCGTTGATTGAGCCGCCGTGCGCGCCGAGCAGCGGCGCGGTGGCCCGGACCATGCCCATCACGCCGCCCTTGGAGGCCGCGTAGTTCGTCTGGCCCCGGTTTCCCGCGATACCGCTCGTGGAGGCCACGGACACGATCCGCGGAGTGGTCCGGAAATGCTCGGATCCGAGCAGCGTTTCGTTAATGCGCAGCTGCGCGGCGATGTTGACGCCGATGACGGACTCCCAGCGGGCCGGGTCCATGTTGACGAGCAGCTTGTCCCGGGTGATCCCGGCATTGTGGACCATGATGTCCAGCCGGCCGTGGCGTTGCACCGCGTGGTCGATGATCCGTTGCCCGGCGTCCTCGCGGCTGATGTCCAGCTGCAGGGCGGTGCCGCGCACGCCGTTTGCCACCTCGGCGAGGTGGTCCCCCGCGGAGGGAAGGTCGACGACGACCACGACGGCTCCGTCGCGGTGCAGGGTGCGGGCGATCGCCGCGCCGATGCCGCGGGCGGCTCCGGTCACCACGGCAACCTTGCCCGCCAGCGGCTTCTCGACGTCGTCCGGCAACTCCCCGCCGTCGGAAGTCACGGTCAGGAACTGTCCGTCTACGAACGCCGACCGTCCGGAGAGGAAGAACCGCACGGCCCCCAGCGTGCTCGGGCTGGTGGTGCCGGTTCCGTCGGCCAGCAGGATGCCGTTGGCGGTGGCACCTGCGCGCAGTTCCTTGGCGAGCGACCGCAGCAGGCCGTCGACACCCTGCCGGGCCGCCGCCACAGCCGGGCCGGTGGCGTTCTTCGCCGCCCGGGAGACGGTGATGACCCGGGCGTTCGGTGCCAGATCCCGCAGGGAAGGTGCTGCCGTGAGCACCGGCTGGGCCAGATCCTCC from Arthrobacter sp. B3I9 encodes:
- a CDS encoding aromatic acid exporter family protein; translated protein: MTTPQKAPETGHPPLLRRLWRRLGASVNSALLWPRLQLALKAALAAGLAFYIAPYMPGSAADYPYYAPLGALVAMYENVSGSMRQGVQTLVGLAIGIGLAFMLFSLGDPSPVTVAVVMGLGVILAGLPRIGSGSDWIPTAALLVLLVGGHDPDRFSFGYLVQMGAGVSVGIIVNLLVFPPLHFKAAALSIAEHRLALSRQLADMATALKENWPPEHEEWSRRSDALAASASSVRLAVEKADASRRANPRRRLHPRDLDEDYRELRNLERVTFHVQDVTQVLSDVIWADDTPFVVPDEYAAPLSEAMAAVGDVLIPAEEEGPERQDEMTRTAEDAVQQLSRRLAVEGAATEEPSAVQSILLSLHRMLRVVRTSEA
- a CDS encoding 3-oxoacyl-ACP reductase, yielding MTDKYTELVSRGFGRDIAKRLGLPQPVRLRRHQPGEPLAEGPVLVQGTGTGADKLASQLLSWNLDVRRHAVPKEKLSAVILVLDELCRPEDLAQPVLTAAPSLRDLAPNARVITVSRAAKNATGPAVAAARQGVDGLLRSLAKELRAGATANGILLADGTGTTSPSTLGAVRFFLSGRSAFVDGQFLTVTSDGGELPDDVEKPLAGKVAVVTGAARGIGAAIARTLHRDGAVVVVVDLPSAGDHLAEVANGVRGTALQLDISREDAGQRIIDHAVQRHGRLDIMVHNAGITRDKLLVNMDPARWESVIGVNIAAQLRINETLLGSEHFRTTPRIVSVASTSGIAGNRGQTNYAASKGGVMGMVRATAPLLGAHGGSINAVAPGFIETEMTARMPFATREVARRLNSLQQGGQPTDVAEAIAFLASDAAGGISGEVLRVCGQNLVGA